In Paenibacillus sp. J23TS9, a single genomic region encodes these proteins:
- a CDS encoding DUF1254 domain-containing protein: MKWRTWRLTWIAKGLLAAVLVGGALSGGLSTAFADSYIEKLGHEPTAELPHRAQAQTGMGAPELEQLAYSLGVQAYIYGYPLVVMEQTKEKILRTRAPLNQFYYSTTLASPAYKDIVTPNSSTLYFTAWLDLSKGPVVLKVPANPDNRYYTVQMLDAYTNTFQNVSNRTTMDKAGKVVIAGPSWHWKTSYPKILAPTNTVWLVGRVEVNGKEDEAKAAAFEQLFTLNSLSHQPLKAEQPGVSLPQLESHPLAFFKIMTDAMKKNPPPSSEQVLLDQFKLIGIDAAKGFDAKGLDPATIAGLERAARDGRNIIEKAGFWVPKENGWVVGYDVGMNGDHFLVRALVAYSGLAANVPSEELYARTFEDGNGKPLTGSREYMLHFDKDQIPAADGFWALTMYGADFYLVPNPIQRYAIGDLTKGLQYNPDGSLDIYIQQTPPQGKQSNWLPAPDGNFNLVLRVFAPKPEMLEKRYQVPPVMPEN, translated from the coding sequence ATGAAATGGCGTACATGGAGGCTTACATGGATAGCAAAAGGGCTGCTGGCTGCGGTATTGGTTGGCGGGGCCTTGTCCGGCGGCTTATCAACTGCTTTTGCGGATTCGTATATTGAAAAGCTCGGACATGAGCCGACGGCAGAGCTGCCTCATCGGGCACAGGCACAGACCGGCATGGGAGCGCCAGAACTCGAACAGCTGGCTTATTCACTTGGCGTACAGGCATATATATACGGCTATCCACTCGTCGTGATGGAACAAACAAAGGAAAAAATACTGAGGACGAGAGCACCGCTCAATCAGTTTTACTACTCCACTACGCTGGCTTCACCGGCGTATAAAGACATCGTCACACCCAATAGCTCCACGCTTTATTTTACCGCCTGGCTGGATCTCTCCAAGGGGCCTGTAGTACTGAAAGTGCCGGCAAACCCTGACAACCGCTATTACACCGTCCAAATGCTGGATGCCTATACGAACACCTTCCAAAATGTATCTAACCGCACGACCATGGATAAGGCAGGAAAAGTTGTCATTGCCGGTCCATCATGGCATTGGAAAACGAGTTACCCGAAAATCCTTGCGCCAACGAATACGGTCTGGTTGGTCGGGCGCGTTGAGGTGAACGGCAAGGAGGATGAAGCAAAGGCAGCTGCGTTTGAACAGCTATTTACGCTCAACTCCTTGTCTCATCAGCCGTTGAAGGCAGAGCAGCCAGGAGTCTCTTTACCTCAATTAGAGAGCCACCCCTTAGCATTTTTCAAAATCATGACAGATGCCATGAAGAAAAATCCGCCTCCGTCAAGCGAACAGGTTCTGCTGGATCAATTCAAGCTCATCGGAATCGATGCAGCGAAGGGATTTGATGCAAAAGGGCTGGATCCGGCCACCATCGCCGGGTTGGAACGGGCGGCGCGTGATGGACGGAATATCATTGAAAAAGCGGGCTTTTGGGTTCCCAAAGAAAACGGCTGGGTTGTCGGTTACGACGTTGGCATGAATGGGGATCATTTTCTTGTGCGCGCTTTAGTTGCATATTCCGGTCTCGCCGCCAATGTTCCGTCTGAAGAGCTGTATGCCCGCACCTTTGAAGATGGAAATGGGAAGCCATTAACCGGCTCGCGTGAGTACATGCTTCATTTTGACAAGGATCAGATCCCAGCTGCGGACGGCTTTTGGGCGCTGACCATGTACGGAGCTGATTTTTACCTGGTGCCTAACCCGATACAGAGATATGCCATTGGTGATCTGACGAAAGGACTGCAGTATAACCCGGACGGATCATTGGATATTTATATTCAACAAACTCCACCGCAGGGCAAGCAGTCAAACTGGCTTCCAGCACCTGACGGTAACTTTAATCTGGTTCTGCGGGTATTTGCCCCCAAACCGGAAATGCTGGAGAAGCGATATCAAGTGCCTCCAGTCATGCCTGAAAATTAG
- a CDS encoding ABC transporter permease, producing the protein MSGQGLSPSLETRKPLKSAWNSRGVKHSALGLLMVIPSFLLLLFMIVVPIATSVQESLTGNDGQFTWDHYKYLFTDPAMKANIMYTLNLTVVSSVIVLFIAYLLAVFLRFSTGKLAKWIEKLYYIPMFIPSVIATYGMINMYGNHGWLARIMLHFTDAPFMKILYDYKGLLLANLWFNIPFAAMLLSSALSGIPNAVIESAKDIGAGKIQIFFRIIFPLSFKSMLVAATFVVMGVIGSFTAPFLIGPNAPQVLGVAMQQQFSVYFETGIASACAVFMFAICSLVGYFYIRNMMKDER; encoded by the coding sequence ATGAGCGGACAAGGATTAAGTCCATCTCTGGAAACGCGCAAACCGCTGAAATCGGCCTGGAACAGCCGCGGAGTCAAGCACTCCGCGCTGGGCCTGCTGATGGTGATCCCTTCATTTTTATTGCTGTTATTTATGATTGTTGTCCCGATAGCTACTTCGGTTCAAGAGAGCCTGACTGGAAATGACGGACAGTTCACCTGGGATCATTACAAGTATTTATTCACCGATCCCGCGATGAAGGCGAACATCATGTACACACTGAACTTGACTGTGGTGTCATCGGTGATCGTGCTGTTTATCGCATATTTACTGGCTGTATTCCTGAGATTTTCTACCGGCAAGCTTGCAAAATGGATCGAGAAGCTGTATTACATTCCGATGTTCATTCCTTCGGTGATCGCAACGTACGGCATGATCAATATGTATGGCAATCATGGCTGGCTGGCACGCATTATGCTGCATTTTACGGATGCGCCATTCATGAAGATACTCTACGATTACAAGGGACTTCTGCTGGCCAATTTGTGGTTTAATATCCCTTTTGCGGCCATGCTGCTGAGCTCGGCCCTGTCGGGGATTCCGAATGCCGTCATCGAAAGCGCCAAGGATATCGGAGCAGGTAAAATCCAGATTTTCTTCCGCATTATCTTCCCGTTATCCTTTAAATCCATGCTCGTTGCGGCAACTTTTGTCGTCATGGGTGTGATCGGCAGCTTCACGGCGCCATTCCTTATCGGGCCGAATGCGCCGCAGGTGCTCGGCGTAGCGATGCAGCAGCAGTTCTCGGTTTACTTTGAAACCGGGATTGCAAGCGCCTGTGCCGTATTTATGTTTGCCATCTGCTCTCTTGTAGGATATTTCTACATTCGCAACATGATGAAGGATGAAAGATAG
- a CDS encoding UbiD family decarboxylase, protein MYRNLEECITDLEQHGHLVRIKEEVDPYLEMAAIHLKVYEAGGPALLFENVKGSKFKAVSNLFGDIERSKFIFRSTWDRTQSIIALRDDPMKAVKHPFQNIGSGFGAIKALPMKKPGRVPSAFQEIQISDLPQIQHWPMDGGAFITLPQVYSEDPEKPGLMNSNLGMYRIQLSGNEYEMNKEIGLHYQIHRGIGVHQAKASKKGEPLKVSIFIGGPPAHTLSAIMPLPEGLSEMLFAGLLSGRRFRYSYVDGYCISHDADFVITGEIHPDATKPEGPFGDHLGYYSLTHPFPVMKVHKVYAKKNAIWPFTVVGRPPQEDTSFGELIHELTGDAIKQEIPGVKEVHAVDAAGVHPLLFAIGSERYTPYQRVKQPTEILTLANRILGTGQLSLAKYLFITAEESQALDSHDIVGFMNYILERMDLRRDIHFYTNTTIDTLDYSGTGLNSGSKVVLAAYGDKKRELCREVPEVLKELRGFKNARLVMPGVVAIQGSAFADYETAQQELKGLSEAIAEKGPLETCPMIILCDDSTFLSETIHNFLWATFTRSNPSHDIYGVNSSYENKHWACDNMMIDARIKPHQAPPLIPDPAVEKNIERVFAKGGSLSGVKLK, encoded by the coding sequence TTGTACCGGAATCTAGAAGAATGTATAACAGACCTTGAACAACATGGACATTTGGTTCGCATAAAAGAAGAAGTAGATCCCTATCTGGAGATGGCTGCTATACATCTGAAAGTTTATGAAGCTGGCGGCCCTGCTTTGTTATTTGAAAATGTGAAAGGCTCGAAGTTCAAAGCGGTCTCCAACCTTTTTGGCGATATCGAGCGCAGCAAGTTTATTTTCCGGAGCACCTGGGACAGAACACAGAGCATTATCGCCCTGCGCGACGACCCGATGAAGGCGGTTAAGCATCCTTTTCAAAATATCGGCAGCGGATTTGGGGCTATTAAGGCTCTGCCGATGAAAAAACCGGGGCGCGTTCCCAGTGCATTTCAAGAAATTCAGATTTCGGATTTGCCGCAAATTCAGCATTGGCCTATGGATGGGGGCGCTTTTATTACCCTGCCGCAGGTATATTCGGAGGATCCGGAAAAGCCGGGACTGATGAATTCCAATCTGGGGATGTACCGTATTCAGCTCAGCGGCAATGAGTATGAAATGAATAAAGAAATCGGATTGCATTATCAGATCCACCGCGGTATCGGCGTGCATCAAGCGAAGGCGAGTAAGAAAGGCGAGCCGTTAAAAGTAAGTATCTTTATTGGCGGACCTCCTGCCCATACGCTTTCGGCCATTATGCCTTTGCCGGAAGGACTGAGTGAGATGCTCTTTGCCGGATTGCTATCCGGACGCCGGTTCCGGTACAGCTATGTTGATGGATATTGTATCAGCCATGATGCTGATTTTGTGATTACGGGTGAAATTCACCCGGATGCAACCAAACCGGAGGGACCTTTTGGCGATCATTTGGGCTATTACAGCCTGACGCATCCTTTTCCGGTTATGAAGGTTCATAAAGTGTACGCGAAGAAAAATGCGATCTGGCCTTTTACCGTCGTCGGGCGTCCACCTCAAGAGGATACCTCATTCGGAGAGCTTATTCATGAGCTAACGGGCGATGCCATCAAGCAGGAAATTCCAGGTGTCAAGGAAGTTCATGCCGTGGATGCTGCAGGGGTACATCCCTTGCTGTTTGCCATCGGCAGTGAACGCTATACACCCTATCAGCGGGTGAAGCAGCCGACCGAGATTCTGACACTGGCTAACCGGATCCTGGGAACGGGACAGCTGAGTCTCGCCAAATATTTGTTTATTACGGCCGAAGAGAGCCAAGCGCTGGATTCCCATGATATCGTTGGTTTTATGAACTATATTCTGGAGCGGATGGATCTTCGCCGGGATATTCACTTTTATACGAATACGACAATCGATACCCTGGATTATTCAGGCACGGGGCTTAACAGCGGCAGTAAAGTCGTCTTGGCGGCTTATGGGGACAAGAAGCGGGAATTATGCCGCGAGGTGCCGGAAGTGCTGAAGGAATTACGCGGATTTAAGAATGCCCGTCTGGTCATGCCGGGAGTCGTAGCGATTCAAGGCTCTGCATTTGCAGATTACGAAACGGCGCAGCAGGAGCTGAAAGGATTAAGTGAAGCCATTGCTGAAAAAGGGCCGCTCGAGACATGCCCGATGATCATTTTATGTGATGATAGCACCTTCCTTAGTGAAACGATCCATAATTTCCTATGGGCTACCTTCACGCGGAGCAATCCTTCACATGATATTTATGGTGTGAACAGCAGCTACGAGAACAAGCATTGGGCTTGCGATAATATGATGATCGATGCCCGGATCAAACCGCACCAAGCTCCGCCTCTGATTCCCGATCCGGCAGTGGAAAAGAATATAGAGCGAGTTTTTGCTAAAGGCGGCAGTTTAAGCGGCGTAAAATTGAAGTGA
- a CDS encoding ABC transporter permease gives MSWYFKRLGSRKIIEFIIFALFIFFFLGPLINLALLAFSGKWQFPAALPQSWSLTWWKYVLSQPEILKSISLSFLIAIVVTALSIIICVPAAYAFARIRFPLSRWFLFSFLLTNAFPKMGLYVAIAVLFFKVGLMNTFMGVVLIHIVNTLMYMTWIPAASFKSVHKAQEEAARDAGAGPLRVFWNVTLPMALPGIIVASIFTFLSSLDEAQGTFMVGMPDYKTMPLIMYGAVQDYPATAGAVFSILLTLPTIILLFVSRRFVSADVMSSGFTMK, from the coding sequence TTGAGTTGGTATTTTAAAAGGCTGGGAAGCCGAAAAATCATAGAGTTTATCATTTTTGCCCTATTTATTTTCTTTTTTCTTGGGCCACTGATCAATCTGGCTTTGCTGGCCTTTTCAGGGAAATGGCAGTTTCCTGCCGCACTTCCCCAAAGCTGGTCCTTGACTTGGTGGAAGTACGTCTTATCCCAGCCCGAAATTCTGAAATCGATCAGTTTGTCCTTTCTGATTGCGATTGTGGTTACAGCATTGTCGATTATTATCTGTGTGCCGGCAGCTTATGCTTTTGCGCGTATACGGTTTCCGCTGAGCCGATGGTTCCTGTTCTCGTTCCTGCTGACGAACGCTTTTCCCAAAATGGGCTTATATGTTGCCATTGCGGTGCTCTTTTTCAAAGTCGGCTTGATGAACACCTTTATGGGTGTTGTCCTGATTCATATCGTTAACACGCTGATGTATATGACATGGATTCCGGCTGCCTCGTTCAAAAGCGTGCATAAAGCACAGGAGGAAGCTGCGAGGGATGCAGGCGCCGGACCGCTGCGCGTATTTTGGAATGTTACGCTGCCAATGGCGCTGCCAGGCATTATCGTTGCTTCGATCTTTACGTTCCTTTCTTCGCTTGATGAAGCACAGGGGACATTTATGGTCGGTATGCCCGATTATAAAACGATGCCGCTGATCATGTATGGGGCTGTACAGGATTATCCGGCAACAGCGGGGGCGGTGTTCTCGATCCTGCTCACGCTGCCAACCATTATTCTGCTGTTCGTATCACGGCGTTTTGTCAGCGCGGACGTCATGTCCAGCGGCTTCACCATGAAATAG
- a CDS encoding nitroreductase family protein, with amino-acid sequence MSQFQELVQARRSANKFQTDVNISEQELAEMFGLVKFAPSAFNLQHTHYVAVTEKELKEKVYEAAFKQYKVLTSSAVIVVLGDLDAYHNIGPINEGLLNLGVIDRREFDETVSSVIGMYEDGGDAFKRDEAIRNASLSAMLFMLIAKDKGWDTCPMIGFDPEQLRRALNIPDRYVPAMLITIGKEDTGKQRPRGYRKPVGEFVTFNGF; translated from the coding sequence ATGAGCCAGTTTCAGGAGCTCGTCCAAGCCAGAAGATCCGCCAATAAGTTCCAAACCGACGTTAATATTAGCGAGCAGGAGCTCGCCGAAATGTTCGGCCTCGTGAAGTTCGCTCCTTCCGCCTTCAATTTGCAGCACACCCACTACGTCGCGGTGACGGAGAAGGAGCTGAAGGAAAAGGTGTACGAGGCGGCTTTCAAGCAATATAAAGTGCTGACAAGCTCTGCGGTGATCGTCGTGCTGGGAGATTTGGATGCCTATCACAACATTGGTCCGATCAACGAAGGTTTGCTGAATCTCGGAGTCATCGACCGGCGCGAATTCGACGAAACAGTCAGCAGCGTCATCGGCATGTACGAAGATGGAGGCGATGCGTTCAAAAGGGACGAAGCCATTCGCAACGCAAGCTTGTCCGCGATGCTGTTCATGCTGATCGCCAAGGACAAAGGTTGGGATACCTGCCCGATGATCGGCTTCGATCCCGAGCAGCTTCGCCGGGCGTTGAACATTCCGGACCGCTACGTACCCGCAATGCTGATTACGATCGGCAAAGAGGACACCGGCAAGCAAAGACCCCGCGGTTACCGCAAGCCCGTAGGGGAGTTCGTGACGTTTAACGGTTTTTAA
- a CDS encoding acyl-CoA dehydrogenase family protein, whose translation MNSILTDPFVRTEREADIAARSDRLAVTFAERAAEHDRDGSFPFENFDDLREAGYLKLTVQASYGGEEASLYEMLLAQERLAKGDGSTALAVGWHVSQVLQLRMKQSWPPKLYEEFCRRAVDEGAMINQFASEPSTGSPSRGGRPQTTAVRTEGGYLLTGRKTFSSLLPVLDQFTVTAYVEDEEKIGTFYVRKGPGVGMEETWNTLGMRATGSHDLLLEDVFVPEEERLDRWEGSDGSALGSGMSDHGGALLHIPACYLGIAWAARDFAVKFAAEYRPSSLPGPIADLPHIRHKIGEMESERITARTLLYSVADRWDRLPDARPSMKPELGLAKTVATNAAVRIVDLAMRIVGGSSLSRTLPLERMYRDVRAGLHNPPMEDAVGAMLAQRAIGEATSV comes from the coding sequence ATGAATTCCATCCTTACGGATCCGTTTGTACGAACGGAGCGCGAAGCGGATATCGCCGCCCGTTCCGACCGGCTTGCCGTGACGTTTGCTGAGCGTGCCGCCGAGCATGACCGCGACGGATCGTTTCCATTTGAAAATTTCGATGACCTGCGGGAGGCCGGATATTTGAAGTTGACCGTTCAGGCCAGCTACGGGGGAGAGGAAGCCTCGCTGTACGAAATGCTGCTCGCGCAGGAGCGGCTCGCCAAGGGAGACGGCTCGACGGCCCTGGCGGTCGGCTGGCATGTCAGCCAGGTGCTGCAGCTGCGCATGAAGCAGTCGTGGCCGCCAAAGCTGTACGAGGAGTTTTGCAGACGGGCCGTGGACGAAGGGGCGATGATCAACCAGTTCGCGAGCGAGCCATCGACCGGCAGTCCGAGCCGCGGGGGGCGTCCGCAGACGACTGCGGTCAGAACGGAGGGCGGCTACCTGCTGACCGGACGCAAAACCTTCAGCTCGCTGCTTCCGGTGCTGGACCAGTTTACGGTTACCGCCTATGTGGAGGACGAGGAGAAAATTGGTACCTTCTACGTCCGCAAAGGACCCGGGGTGGGCATGGAAGAGACATGGAACACGCTGGGTATGCGGGCGACGGGAAGCCATGATCTGCTGCTGGAAGACGTGTTCGTGCCGGAAGAGGAGCGCCTCGACCGATGGGAAGGCAGTGACGGGTCCGCCCTTGGATCAGGGATGTCCGACCATGGCGGCGCTCTGCTCCATATTCCGGCCTGCTACCTTGGCATCGCGTGGGCTGCGCGCGACTTCGCGGTGAAATTCGCCGCGGAATACCGCCCGAGCAGCCTGCCGGGGCCGATCGCCGATCTGCCGCATATCCGGCACAAAATTGGCGAGATGGAATCGGAGCGGATCACGGCGCGGACGCTGTTGTACAGCGTGGCCGACCGCTGGGACCGGCTGCCCGATGCGCGTCCGTCGATGAAGCCGGAGCTCGGGCTCGCCAAAACGGTGGCGACCAACGCGGCTGTGCGCATCGTCGACCTCGCGATGCGGATCGTGGGCGGATCGAGTCTGTCGCGCACCCTGCCGCTGGAGCGGATGTACCGCGACGTCCGCGCAGGGCTGCATAATCCGCCGATGGAGGACGCGGTCGGCGCGATGCTGGCGCAGCGGGCGATCGGGGAAGCGACTAGCGTCTAA
- a CDS encoding cupredoxin domain-containing protein, translating to MLAGGMLLLQDRIALGAIGQPKSLAAAIDEDNDMQVATIEVSAAGFTPANTDFEAKKMIKVVVDVKPRAGTGLKLVSQNLNVDADLKEGENIFLLSNPQPGTYDIAIPSKNFNGTLTVKAAH from the coding sequence GTGCTCGCTGGAGGCATGCTGCTGCTGCAGGACCGGATCGCGCTGGGAGCTATTGGTCAGCCGAAATCTCTTGCCGCCGCCATCGATGAAGACAACGACATGCAAGTGGCCACGATCGAGGTATCTGCAGCCGGATTCACCCCGGCAAACACTGACTTTGAGGCGAAGAAAATGATCAAGGTTGTCGTTGACGTGAAGCCCAGAGCCGGCACCGGATTAAAGCTCGTATCCCAAAACCTGAACGTTGATGCAGATTTGAAGGAAGGCGAAAACATATTTCTGCTGAGCAACCCGCAGCCGGGCACGTACGATATTGCGATTCCCTCCAAAAATTTCAATGGGACGCTTACAGTGAAGGCAGCCCATTAG
- a CDS encoding ABC transporter ATP-binding protein, with the protein MTAQVQLSIQNLTKRYKTGDGVSGISLDIAHGELVTLLGPSGCGKTTVLRSVGGFLEPDSGDIQIAGKSVLHLPPEKRPTAMVFQSYNLWPHMTVFENLAFGLKIRRQSKEQILEAVDRALRLVRLPGSEKKRPGELSGGQQQRVAVARALLLEPAVLLLDEPFSALDAKLRSELREELREIQSAAKLTMMFVTHDQEEALSLSDRIIVMNRGNIEQSASPQEIYDAPQSLFVANFIGRMNMLNGNADESGIRLNHLEMSNPKELRGEVVVAVRPEDIRWNDASLPGLAAVVKQVMILGHYAEITLLTEAGLVRMFLPREESDQLSGGQSVSLTFAKHTAYSKSSI; encoded by the coding sequence ATGACTGCACAAGTTCAATTATCGATCCAAAATTTAACGAAGCGTTATAAAACAGGCGATGGCGTGAGCGGGATATCGCTGGATATCGCCCATGGAGAGCTCGTAACGCTGCTGGGGCCTTCCGGCTGCGGCAAGACGACGGTGCTCCGTTCGGTCGGAGGCTTTCTGGAGCCGGATTCGGGTGATATTCAAATCGCAGGCAAAAGTGTGCTGCATCTTCCGCCGGAGAAACGACCGACGGCGATGGTATTTCAAAGCTATAATCTCTGGCCGCATATGACCGTTTTTGAAAATTTGGCCTTTGGCCTCAAGATCCGGCGCCAGAGTAAGGAACAGATCCTGGAAGCCGTGGACCGGGCACTTCGTCTGGTACGGCTTCCAGGATCGGAGAAGAAACGTCCCGGCGAGCTGTCCGGCGGGCAGCAGCAGCGGGTGGCCGTAGCCCGGGCATTGCTGCTGGAGCCGGCGGTGCTCTTGCTTGACGAGCCGTTCTCCGCGCTGGATGCCAAGCTGCGCAGCGAGCTTCGCGAGGAACTGCGCGAAATTCAGTCTGCTGCGAAATTGACGATGATGTTCGTGACGCATGACCAGGAAGAGGCGCTATCGCTGTCGGACCGGATCATCGTCATGAACCGGGGAAATATCGAGCAGTCTGCATCCCCGCAGGAAATCTACGACGCGCCCCAATCACTTTTCGTGGCCAATTTTATCGGACGCATGAACATGCTGAATGGTAATGCAGACGAAAGCGGTATCCGGCTGAACCATCTCGAAATGTCCAATCCGAAGGAGCTGCGGGGAGAGGTCGTTGTTGCGGTACGCCCTGAGGATATCAGATGGAATGATGCTTCTCTTCCCGGTCTGGCCGCTGTGGTCAAGCAGGTTATGATCTTGGGGCACTACGCAGAGATTACGCTGCTGACGGAAGCCGGTTTGGTCAGAATGTTCCTGCCCCGTGAGGAGTCGGACCAGTTATCCGGAGGACAATCGGTTTCTTTAACCTTCGCCAAACACACTGCATATTCGAAATCATCCATATAA
- a CDS encoding LysE/ArgO family amino acid transporter, which produces MLTAIIHGILLALGLILPLGAQNVFIFNQGASQPKFKGAIPVIVTAACCDMLLILLAVLGVSVVVFTIPALQTTIFIIGLAFLLYMGWSIWKSKPAKLDRRKASLPAKKQIMFAMSVSLLNPHAILDTIGVIGTSSLGYTGMNKLAFTVSTMAVSWIWFFALGYAGKKVGDADRGGRVLGIINKLSALVIWGVAVYIALKLFHVA; this is translated from the coding sequence ATGCTGACTGCCATCATTCACGGTATTCTGCTTGCGCTGGGGCTTATTTTGCCTTTGGGCGCGCAAAATGTGTTTATTTTTAACCAAGGGGCCTCGCAGCCCAAATTCAAAGGGGCCATTCCGGTCATCGTCACGGCAGCCTGCTGCGATATGCTGCTAATCCTGCTTGCAGTACTGGGCGTGTCGGTCGTAGTGTTCACGATTCCCGCGCTGCAGACAACGATTTTCATCATTGGCCTGGCATTTTTGTTATATATGGGCTGGTCCATCTGGAAGAGCAAGCCAGCGAAACTGGACCGGCGCAAGGCGTCGCTGCCCGCGAAGAAGCAGATCATGTTCGCCATGTCGGTGTCGCTTCTGAACCCGCATGCGATTTTGGATACGATCGGCGTCATCGGCACGAGCTCGCTCGGCTACACAGGAATGAACAAGCTGGCGTTTACGGTCTCCACGATGGCTGTCTCCTGGATCTGGTTCTTCGCCCTTGGCTATGCCGGCAAAAAAGTCGGAGACGCGGACCGTGGCGGCAGGGTGCTAGGCATCATCAACAAGCTGTCCGCTCTTGTCATTTGGGGCGTGGCTGTCTATATTGCGCTGAAACTGTTTCATGTGGCTTAA
- a CDS encoding extracellular solute-binding protein, whose product MSINRGFKHKGKTLLLTSLAVFTILAGCSSGAGKSDPNASAAGDTAGGSASGQTEIAFYFSGSQNVQELWEHLKEMYEKEQDKVKVKLVYIPSGQGEQATMNRIVAAKRAGKDSVDVDLYEANGGSDMAADKKDGVFESLSEQQIPNLSLMDPVNMKDLNNKAIPYRSSSVLLAYNSEKVPAPPKTLDDLYTWIHEHPGRFAYNDPSTGGSGESFVLTTLYKSLPDDAIHNQDKSIMQQWDQGFEQLKALSKDMYQQGVYPKKNQGTLDLLSNGEVDMVPAWSDMALEQINKKLLPETTKLAQIEPAFTGGPGLLTVPSMSKHKEAAYDFINFVLSPDAQAEVVNKIYGFPGIEWSHMPSELQDKFKGVSVSYRSFNLGELESEAMKRWQREVAGQ is encoded by the coding sequence ATGAGTATTAACCGTGGATTCAAACATAAAGGGAAAACGCTGCTTCTCACCTCATTGGCTGTCTTTACAATTCTTGCCGGCTGTTCTTCAGGTGCGGGGAAAAGTGATCCGAACGCCTCAGCAGCAGGGGATACGGCAGGCGGCAGCGCCAGCGGCCAGACGGAAATTGCTTTCTATTTCAGCGGTTCCCAGAATGTGCAGGAGCTGTGGGAGCATTTGAAGGAAATGTATGAAAAGGAACAAGATAAAGTGAAGGTTAAGCTGGTGTATATACCTTCCGGTCAAGGGGAGCAGGCGACGATGAACCGTATCGTTGCAGCTAAACGTGCGGGTAAGGACAGTGTCGATGTGGATTTGTATGAGGCAAACGGAGGCTCTGATATGGCTGCTGATAAGAAAGACGGAGTCTTTGAGTCACTGAGTGAGCAGCAAATTCCGAATCTTAGTTTGATGGATCCTGTAAACATGAAGGATCTGAACAATAAAGCCATACCTTACCGTTCTTCATCCGTTCTTCTCGCATATAACAGTGAGAAAGTACCTGCACCTCCTAAAACACTGGATGACCTGTACACATGGATCCATGAGCATCCGGGGCGGTTTGCCTATAATGACCCTTCAACCGGAGGTTCCGGAGAATCCTTTGTGCTGACCACGTTGTATAAATCCTTGCCGGATGATGCGATCCACAATCAGGATAAAAGCATCATGCAGCAATGGGATCAAGGATTCGAACAGCTGAAGGCTTTGAGCAAAGACATGTACCAGCAGGGCGTGTATCCGAAGAAAAACCAGGGAACGCTGGATCTTCTCTCGAACGGAGAAGTGGATATGGTCCCTGCCTGGTCTGATATGGCGCTGGAGCAAATCAACAAAAAGCTTCTGCCTGAAACGACCAAGCTGGCCCAGATAGAGCCTGCTTTTACCGGAGGACCGGGACTTCTTACTGTTCCAAGCATGTCCAAGCATAAAGAGGCGGCTTATGATTTTATTAATTTCGTGCTCAGCCCGGATGCCCAGGCGGAAGTGGTTAACAAAATTTATGGATTCCCGGGTATTGAATGGTCTCATATGCCTAGCGAGCTGCAGGATAAATTCAAAGGTGTTTCCGTGAGCTACCGTTCCTTTAATCTTGGGGAGCTGGAGTCCGAAGCGATGAAACGCTGGCAGAGGGAAGTAGCAGGTCAATGA
- a CDS encoding phospholipase D-like domain-containing protein — MPRWNPWITAALICGLLSGCTADGQADKQASGAANEPMEPQEQAKSGQQVSGGESSIQTYFVQNGDHPEQAITGLINDAKSTLDVAIYSLNYDPIVDAIAGAAGRGVRVRLITDQEHAEGKEKQQDALKQIMKAGVPVKVSSHKGKMHLKMLIADGKSVEAGSFNYLKSSVKENDDVALIIHDAAVVRTFEDTFNRMWDDKDRYQNYESR, encoded by the coding sequence ATGCCAAGATGGAACCCATGGATTACGGCAGCCTTGATCTGCGGGCTGTTGTCCGGCTGCACGGCAGACGGGCAGGCGGACAAGCAGGCAAGCGGAGCCGCAAACGAACCTATGGAACCGCAAGAGCAGGCGAAATCCGGTCAGCAGGTGTCCGGTGGCGAGAGCTCCATTCAGACGTATTTCGTTCAAAACGGAGATCATCCGGAGCAGGCCATCACTGGCTTGATCAACGATGCCAAGAGCACGCTTGACGTTGCGATATACAGCTTGAATTACGACCCGATCGTCGACGCAATCGCGGGCGCCGCCGGCAGGGGAGTTCGCGTGCGTCTCATCACGGATCAGGAGCATGCGGAGGGGAAGGAGAAGCAGCAGGATGCGCTCAAACAGATCATGAAAGCAGGCGTTCCGGTCAAGGTTAGCAGCCATAAGGGAAAAATGCATCTTAAAATGCTCATCGCGGACGGAAAAAGCGTGGAGGCCGGCTCGTTCAATTACCTGAAGTCCTCCGTGAAGGAGAACGACGATGTCGCTTTGATCATCCATGATGCTGCGGTCGTTCGGACTTTCGAGGATACCTTTAACCGGATGTGGGACGACAAGGACCGTTACCAGAACTATGAATCTCGATAA